In Salinibacterium sp. dk2585, a single window of DNA contains:
- the infA gene encoding translation initiation factor IF-1: MAKKDGVIEIEGSVIEALPNAMFRVELTNGHKVLAHISGKMRQHYIRILPEDRVIVELSPYDLTRGRIVYRYK, from the coding sequence ATGGCCAAAAAAGACGGTGTCATCGAAATCGAGGGCTCTGTGATCGAGGCTCTGCCCAACGCGATGTTTCGCGTTGAGCTGACGAACGGTCACAAGGTGCTTGCCCACATCTCGGGCAAGATGCGCCAGCACTACATCCGCATCCTCCCCGAGGACCGCGTGATCGTGGAGCTGAGCCCCTACGACCTGACCCGCGGTCGGATCGTCTACCGCTACAAGTAG
- the secY gene encoding preprotein translocase subunit SecY, producing the protein MFRAIARIFRTPDLRRKIGFTLGIVALFRLGSFIPSPFVDYANVQSCLAANTGPAGLYELVNLFSGGALLQLSVFALGIMPYITASIIVQLLRVVIPHFETLHKEGQSGQSTLTQYTRYLTIALGVLQSTTLITVARSGTLFGATGAPECQSLITNEAWYAILLMVITMTAGTGLIMWMGELITERGIGNGMSLLIFVSIAATFPAALWSIAVARNFETFLMVIAVGILIMGAVVFVEQSQRRIPVQYAKRMVGRRTYGGNNTYIPIKVNMAGVIPVIFASSLLYLPALVAQFNQPANGELPAPWVTWVQDNLTSGDNPLYMAIYFLLIIGFTYFYVAITFNPEEVADNMKKYGGFIPGIRAGRPTAEYLDYVLTRVTLPGSLYLGLVALIPLIALATVGANQNFPFGGASILIIVGVGLETVKQIDSQLQQRHYEGLLR; encoded by the coding sequence GCCTGACCTGCGGCGCAAGATCGGCTTCACGCTCGGCATCGTTGCACTCTTCCGGCTGGGATCCTTCATCCCCTCGCCGTTCGTGGACTACGCGAACGTGCAGAGCTGCCTCGCAGCCAACACCGGCCCTGCCGGTCTCTACGAGCTCGTCAACCTCTTCAGCGGTGGCGCCCTCCTCCAACTCTCGGTCTTCGCGCTGGGCATCATGCCCTACATCACCGCGTCGATCATCGTGCAGCTGCTGCGCGTCGTCATCCCACACTTCGAGACCCTCCACAAGGAGGGCCAGTCGGGCCAGTCGACCCTGACGCAGTACACGCGCTACCTCACGATCGCGCTCGGCGTACTGCAGTCGACCACCCTCATCACGGTCGCGCGCAGTGGCACGCTCTTCGGCGCCACCGGTGCCCCCGAGTGCCAGTCGCTCATCACCAATGAGGCGTGGTACGCGATCCTCCTCATGGTCATCACGATGACCGCTGGCACCGGCCTCATCATGTGGATGGGCGAGCTCATCACCGAGCGCGGCATCGGCAACGGCATGTCGCTCCTGATCTTCGTCTCGATCGCGGCGACCTTCCCCGCGGCGCTCTGGAGCATCGCGGTGGCCCGCAACTTCGAGACCTTCCTCATGGTCATCGCCGTGGGCATCCTGATCATGGGCGCCGTCGTCTTCGTCGAGCAGTCGCAGCGCCGCATCCCCGTGCAGTACGCGAAGCGCATGGTGGGTCGTCGCACCTATGGCGGCAACAACACCTACATCCCCATCAAGGTCAACATGGCGGGCGTCATCCCCGTCATCTTCGCTTCGTCGCTGCTCTACCTGCCGGCGCTCGTCGCGCAGTTCAACCAGCCGGCGAACGGCGAACTGCCCGCACCGTGGGTCACTTGGGTCCAGGACAACCTGACCTCGGGCGACAACCCGCTGTACATGGCGATCTACTTCTTGCTCATCATCGGTTTCACCTACTTTTACGTCGCAATCACCTTCAACCCCGAAGAAGTTGCCGACAACATGAAGAAGTACGGCGGCTTCATTCCCGGGATCCGGGCCGGCCGTCCCACCGCCGAGTACCTCGACTACGTGCTCACCCGAGTGACCCTCCCGGGCTCGCTGTACCTCGGACTCGTCGCCCTCATCCCGCTCATCGCTCTCGCAACTGTGGGCGCCAACCAGAACTTCCCGTTCGGTGGCGCGAGCATCCTGATCATCGTCGGGGTCGGCCTCGAGACGGTCAAGCAGATCGACTCCCAGCTGCAGCAGCGACACTACGAAGGACTGCTTCGATGA
- the map gene encoding type I methionyl aminopeptidase gives MRKGIYKSAADLRGMVVPGVLTARALDAVRERIVPGVTTIELDAIAESVIRAGGGEPNFALVPGYRHTICSSVNEDVVHGIPGDRVLEPGDIVSIDCGAQVNGWNGDSAITVVIPDPNRPELVAERQRLSDVTEASLWHGIAALARAKHLNEVGSAIEDYIDSQGDFGILEDYVGHGIGRSMHEAPTVFNYRVRDKGPAVKPGLCVAIEPMVTLGGIDTFVREDDWTIATEDGTAAAHWEHSVAVHANGIWVTTAHDGGAAALAPLGVMPVPIP, from the coding sequence GTGCGCAAAGGCATCTACAAGAGCGCAGCCGACCTTCGGGGCATGGTTGTGCCCGGGGTCCTGACGGCGAGGGCGCTCGATGCCGTTCGCGAACGCATCGTGCCCGGCGTGACGACGATCGAACTCGACGCGATCGCCGAGTCTGTCATCCGTGCCGGGGGCGGAGAGCCGAACTTCGCCCTCGTCCCGGGCTATCGCCACACGATCTGCTCCTCCGTCAACGAGGATGTCGTGCATGGGATCCCCGGTGACCGAGTGCTGGAGCCGGGAGACATCGTCTCGATCGACTGCGGCGCGCAGGTCAACGGATGGAACGGCGACTCGGCCATCACGGTCGTGATCCCCGACCCCAACCGTCCCGAGCTCGTGGCCGAGCGACAGCGGCTTTCGGATGTCACGGAGGCCTCCCTCTGGCACGGCATCGCCGCGCTTGCCAGGGCGAAGCACCTCAACGAGGTCGGCTCGGCAATCGAGGACTACATCGACTCACAGGGCGATTTCGGCATTCTCGAGGACTATGTGGGCCACGGCATCGGCCGATCCATGCACGAGGCGCCGACGGTGTTCAACTACCGCGTTCGCGACAAGGGACCGGCGGTCAAGCCGGGGCTGTGCGTCGCAATCGAGCCCATGGTCACGCTCGGCGGCATCGACACCTTCGTGCGCGAGGACGACTGGACGATCGCGACGGAGGACGGCACGGCCGCCGCCCACTGGGAGCACTCGGTCGCCGTGCATGCGAATGGCATCTGGGTGACGACGGCGCATGACGGCGGTGCCGCAGCGTTGGCGCCGCTCGGCGTGATGCCCGTGCCGATTCCGTGA
- a CDS encoding adenylate kinase, which produces MTLTPAHSNARLLIVGPPGAGKGTQAARLTARFGIPAISTGDIFRDNIARQTPLGVEVKAIVDAGDYVPDSLTNALVASRIEEDDAREGFLLDGYPRTLDQVAYLDELLEGKGHSLDAVIQLVADQDEVVARLRKRAVEQGRADDSEESIRHRQEVYARETRPLIDVYRSRNLLVEVDGLGEVDVVTERIFDGLASRGIRPLAVQ; this is translated from the coding sequence ATGACGCTTACCCCAGCGCACTCCAACGCCCGCCTCCTGATCGTCGGCCCTCCCGGTGCCGGCAAGGGAACCCAGGCAGCGCGCCTCACGGCTCGCTTCGGCATCCCGGCGATCTCGACCGGCGACATCTTCCGCGACAACATCGCTCGCCAGACGCCGCTCGGTGTCGAGGTCAAGGCGATCGTTGACGCGGGAGACTACGTACCCGACTCACTGACCAATGCGCTCGTCGCGAGCCGCATCGAGGAGGACGACGCCCGTGAGGGCTTCCTGCTCGACGGGTACCCCCGCACGCTCGACCAGGTCGCCTACCTCGACGAACTCCTCGAGGGCAAGGGCCACTCGCTCGACGCCGTCATCCAGCTCGTCGCCGACCAGGACGAGGTCGTTGCCCGCCTGCGCAAGCGTGCCGTCGAGCAGGGACGCGCGGATGACTCTGAGGAGTCGATCCGTCACCGCCAGGAGGTCTACGCCCGCGAAACGCGGCCGCTGATCGACGTGTACAGATCCCGCAACCTGCTTGTCGAGGTCGATGGCCTCGGCGAGGTCGACGTCGTGACGGAGCGCATCTTCGACGGGCTTGCCTCCCGCGGCATCCGTCCCCTCGCCGTGCAGTAA